The Diceros bicornis minor isolate mBicDic1 chromosome 24, mDicBic1.mat.cur, whole genome shotgun sequence region AATGCCAAAGCCACCCGATTATTCAGAACTGAGTGACTCTTTAACGCTTGCCGTGGGAACAGGAAGATTTTCGGGACCATTGTAAGTGCTTAAGAGTTACTGTCTTAACTTGGGGGCCTTGACGTTGGTTTGACTTGTAGAACTAAGTGTTCACGTCTGAAGCAATACTGTTCAAGTATTTTAACTGTAAAAGTGAATTGTTCCGTAGGAAACTAGTTTAATTCCAATTTCTTAATGGAAGATGTGCTGGACCTATTAAGCTGGATATAGTGATTTATTTATTCTGTGGGATTCACATAAAAAGCAGACTGAATACTAAAACTTTACTTCCTCTTATTACATAAAACAGCAATCTGTAagttatttacatttctttgtaaatgtaatttattttaaaccttAAATGCCTTAGTGGGGTACTTTAGAACTCCTTGGACATAAAGCAAGTACATTTGGAATAGTTGCCGTGACAGCATTACTAgatcctaacttttttttttattttaaaggcacAGAGCATGGAGAATGATGAACTTCCGTCAGCGGATGGGATGGATTGGAGTGGGATTGTATCTGTTAGCAAGTGCAGCAGCATTTtactatgtttttgaaatcaatgAGACTTACAACAGGCTGGCCTTGGAACACATTCAACAGCACCCAGAGGAGCCCCTTGAAGGAACCACATGGACACACTCTTTGAAAGCTCGGTTATTCTCTCTGCCGTTTTGGTTTTGGACAATTATTTTTCTGATACCTTACTTACAGATGTTTTTGTTCCTTTATTCTTGTACAAGAGCTGACCCCAAGACGGTGGGCTACTGTATTATCCCCATATGCTTGGCAGTTATTTGCAATCGCCACCAGGCATTTGTCAAGGCTTCTAATCAGATCAGCAGACTACAACTGATTGACACGTGAAAGCAGTCACAGTTTTTTCCTTATGATTACAAAACTGCCATATGGAACTTGATCACAAGACTGCACTTTCTTCACAGATCTCAGGAAGTTGTGGTGGGGcagaggctttttaaaaaatgcgaCTAGGGGGCTATCTTTATCTGAATAATAATGAGAATTTTTAGGTAAAGCCTGAGATACATACTACAAAATCATGTTGATGATTTCAGATTTTGGAAGTAAAATCGTGTCTGTTATTTGCATTCTTTAGCAACTTGAATAAGTACCTGAACTCATATTTTTATTCTACTGTGCAACATAGTGATGGTTCAGAAATttttcctttggggaaaaaatgagtaTGAACATTTCCATTGTGTTTAATGTAAAAAGGTCCAAACATggtgataaaatttaaattttatacaatTACTTGGCTTGCTTTAAAATTCTTCAGACTAAAACACCAACTATTTATGCTTGCTTGCTATCAGCTTGTGAGAAATTGGTATAAAATTACTGAGGTGATAGCTGTCTGGATAAGCAGAATTGGTTCCTCCTTTTGGTAATGCTACTGGTATTATTAACTAGCATTATTAATGctactggtttaaaaaaaaactacttgGGAAGAGACTGTTTGCAAGTTGAGAAATCTGACACAGAGGAGATGGAAACAAGGTgtccagtgaaaatatttagtCCAGTCCCTGTCAGATGTGTGATCCTGCTCTAAAAGATACCAGCAAGTCATCATCCTTCCGATTCTCTTTTCTGGCCTAAGGTCTGGTCTTCAGACAACAGGTTAATTGCATGAAGATGTGATCCTTGTACTTCCTGCTTTGCATTTGTACGTACTACCTCATGTCTGGTGCCAatacaaataactaaaaaatggaaatattagattttaggattttttttcttttttcctggttGAGCTcaagatatatttttatacagTTATGTCATTAATATCAGGGAAATGTTTTACAGTGATAGGttttaataataatcataatattttGGGGGGCTTACTCTGTTGGGCCCTGTTCTAAGAgcttaaatgaattaattcatttaatcctcccaacaaccctatgagatagcagttattatgcagattttacagataaggaaactgaagtggagaagataagtaacttgccaaaggtcacacagctggtgagtagCGGAGCCAGAGTCATAACTAGGCATGTGACTCCTTTGTTCCTAACCACTGAGTTGTTAGTGCTTCTTGCAAATGACAGATGTTTCAGCACTAGGTACTGTTTGCCTAGCCATGTCAAAGAGTGGAAATGGCAGTAGTATTGAGAAGGCTTTTCTCAATTTGTATGAGCTACTgaaaatctgaaagttttctggcAACCTCAACCTTTAAGTCTGATTTGACCAGAATGGAGGGCTGAGCATTCCACAGCAAGCTTTTacttgaaaaataaagcaggcaTCTTTGTAACTGAAAAGGAGCACGATTAAATCCTCCTCCAATTAATCTCATTTCTTGACTACCTCCAAAGGTCTAATTACTGAAATGATACTTTTCGCTACAATACACTGAATCTTCAATGTAAGCAGCAGTTTGAAATACCTGTGTTTCTGCGAGGGTCAGATAACCAAATCCCTTGTATCTTTTGGGTACTTAGTGATAGTAGGCATGCGGCAGGAAACATTTTCTGAATGGTTTGCATTCATTCCCAGCATCCTGTGAGGCAGGCTGTACTGGTCCTGGTgccactttacagaagaggaaaggtgGAAACCTGAGGCACAGGAATTAGTAACTTGCCCGTGGGCACACAGCAGTAAGTGGGAGAGCCAGGATCTGAGCCAGGACGTCTGGCTTGACATCTCCAGCTCTGTCATTCCACCATACTGCTTCTCAAAAAGAGAGGGTAATTTGAGGAAAATCATGGAGCAGTTTTTTGTATTTGATTAGTCCTGAGGCAGTGAtagtttggaaattaagaaaattatttcaattattttttgttttgtaaatgcTTGATGTATTGCGAGGTTGGTGACTTTGCCACTTGTAAAGTAGTAATTCCTTTTTATGGAAGTAGACTTTCTCTCTTATACTTCAAATTCTAATATTTGGGGATTTGGTGAGTAAATGCTcagtccctctctctctttcaagaTCAAACTGCCTTGgtagaagaaatattaaaataattagagTAGGAGTAATGCAGTATTCTCAGATGTAATTACTGAATTTCAGATTGCAGCGTTAATCTATTTTTTGATTCTTTAGGAATTAATTATCCAAGTTGTGGATTATTCTTATTTTGTCTATGGCTATTTAAAAGttcatggggggccggccccgtggcttagcggttaagtgcgtgcgctctgctactggcggcctgggtgcggatcccgggcgcacaccaacgcactgcttctccggccatgctgaggctgcgtcccacatacagcaactagaaggatgtgcaactataacatacaactatctactggggcttcggggggaaaaaaaaggaggaggattggcaatagatgttagctcagagccagtcttccttagcaaaaagaggattagcatggatgttagttcagagctgatcttcctcacaaaaaataataaaaaaaaagttcatggggccggcctggtggcatagcggttaagtgtgcatgctccgcttcggcggcccagggtttgcgggttcggatccggggtgcacaccaacgcaccgcttgtcaagccatgctgtggcagtgtcccgtataaagtagaggaagatgggcacgcatgttagcccagggccagtcttcctcagcaaaaaaaggactggcaatggatgttagggctgatcttcctcacaaaaaaaagttaaaagcacTCTTTTGGTAAAGAGGGAAAGGTGAAATTAACCTAGCTCTGTTAGATTTGAGGAGGAGGTTGAAATTGATGGATAGGAGACCTATGTATTATAGCAGATCGTCATTTATTTCATGTTCACATCACAATACAAAAAGCAGTGAAAACAAGACTAGGTAGTGAGATAAATGGCAAATATAGGGAGTGCTTTAGGGATTTTAGGGAAGGGGCAAGCATCCTAGGATCCATAACTAGTCAATATTTGCTTCCATATATGAGAAAAATAGTTATATCCCACAGTGGTTTAATGAGTCATTTTACTTCCAGCTACACTTGAAGTAATGCTGTTGAGTGTTTTTCATGGAAACAtgccagatattttatttttttaaaagtgccaGGATAGGGAATGGATAACTGAATCACAGAAACAAACATCTAATTCATAGAGCTTTAGTCAGCACGTAAATTTTCTGGTTTTAAAGATGttaccagtttttctttttttaacatttttcccagttttattgaaaaaaattgacATACATTACTATATAAGTTCAAggcatacagcatgatggtttgacttacagatattttgaaatgattactacagtagattcagctaacatccatcttctcatacagatacacaataaaaagaaagaaaaagaagaaaattttctctttgtgatgagaactcaggatttactctcttaacaactttcctatatattATACAGTAGTGTTAGCTACAGTCctgttgtacattatatccctagtacttattcatcccataactggaagtttataccttttgaccaccttcctccagttCCCCCTCCCCCTACCCTCTagctctggtaaccacaagtctgatctctttttctatgagtttggtagttttttttttttagattccatatataagtgagatcatacagtatttgtctttctctgatttatttcacttgacACTACcagttttaaagtaaaaaaatgtgATTCCCTAAGTTTAGAATTTGATTCTACTTCAAAGCTTTTATAATTAACAAAAGCTTCTCTTTGGGGAAATGGAATCATCAGATAAAGTGTTCCTATGAGAGTAACTGCACCCATAAAATAATCAAACCGGAATGTTTGTTCACCATGAGTAGTGTTAAAGTCTTTATTAAGATTATCTAGTGTTGACTTCCTTCTTGATGGATTTAACATTCTCAATGTCCAAATCACTGGCAGAAAAGCTTACCACAATACCACAACTCATTTTTGCATCAAATATATGCTATCACTTTATAAATTCTGTGACACATTTATAAAGTTCCATATAATTCTGGACCATGATTGGGAATCATCATGCATTagtattttaggtttttttttttgttttttttttaaaaagattttatttattttcccccccaaagccccagtgaatagttgtatgtcatagctgcacatccttctagttgctatatgtgggacacggccttagcatggccggagaagcggtgtgttggtgcacgcctgggatctgaacccgggccaccagcagcagagtgggagcacttaaccactaagccacggggccggcccagtatttTCATTTTGGTCGAAGGCAGTGAGTGGGTCTTGAACTGTGGCTGTATACTAGAGTCAcccaaggaaataaaaaacaaagcaaaactcaCATAAACAATGCCAGGGTCCCTTCCCAACCAATTACATCAATCTCTGAGGGAAGGGCCCAGGCAATTGTATTTTCAGAGCTCTTCAAATGATTCTATTAGGGTTGACAATCACTGGGCCATGGGTTTTTAGGCACCACAAAGACTCAACT contains the following coding sequences:
- the LYSET gene encoding lysosomal enzyme trafficking factor isoform X1 — protein: MPPHFLRGTPGWPRSPFSQPVTPEISFMVAFCEMPKPPDYSELSDSLTLAVGTGRFSGPLHRAWRMMNFRQRMGWIGVGLYLLASAAAFYYVFEINETYNRLALEHIQQHPEEPLEGTTWTHSLKARLFSLPFWFWTIIFLIPYLQMFLFLYSCTRADPKTVGYCIIPICLAVICNRHQAFVKASNQISRLQLIDT
- the LYSET gene encoding lysosomal enzyme trafficking factor isoform X2, which codes for MMNFRQRMGWIGVGLYLLASAAAFYYVFEINETYNRLALEHIQQHPEEPLEGTTWTHSLKARLFSLPFWFWTIIFLIPYLQMFLFLYSCTRADPKTVGYCIIPICLAVICNRHQAFVKASNQISRLQLIDT